A genomic region of bacterium contains the following coding sequences:
- a CDS encoding ATPase, T2SS/T4P/T4SS family yields MNRRQKFGDLLVEKKLLSPVQLAEAIAYSKQENKKLGQVLVELNAITEEQLLDTLSEQLGTPFFSLSDYQFDTKTVESIPEAVVRGNRILPLFIIGNTLSLAMEDPTDIQAIDLASRLTNLRIEPVLVSARELSSALDHIFGSERVSDELVEIIGEPIDESVDPIAASQLANDAPVVRLVNHIFSSAIRERASDIHFNPDEKGLRVRFRVDGVLREVETYPHKSMAVILSRVKIMANLDIAERRIPQDGRVPLQIDNKSIDMRVSSLPTSHGENIVCRILDKSNLQVDLSKIGLDAAYDKVIRMLSRSNGIVLVTGPTGSGKTTTLYSAMGILNKIDVNIITVEDPIEYKLPLLRQVQVNVKAGLTFASGLRSILRQDPDIVMVGEIRDRETAKIAVEAALTGHLVLSTLHTNNAPGALTRLVDMEVEPFLVASATAGVIAQRLVRKVCAGCAEEYEPGEVMVKSLGLDPTKGPYRFKRGKGCRTCNGVGYKGRLGIFEVFEMNDEIRELVVSHASTDALRRAAVKSGMMNLRDDGIAKVLSGVTTPEEVLRVTSLD; encoded by the coding sequence ATGAACCGACGACAAAAATTCGGCGACCTGCTGGTCGAAAAGAAACTGCTTTCTCCCGTGCAGTTGGCAGAAGCGATTGCCTATTCCAAACAGGAAAATAAAAAACTCGGACAGGTATTAGTAGAGCTAAATGCAATAACTGAAGAGCAGCTCCTCGATACCCTTTCCGAGCAATTGGGTACCCCTTTCTTCTCGCTGAGCGATTACCAATTTGATACAAAAACGGTTGAGAGTATTCCCGAAGCGGTAGTACGCGGAAACCGGATTCTCCCGCTGTTCATCATCGGAAATACATTATCGCTGGCAATGGAGGATCCCACCGATATTCAAGCAATCGACCTTGCTTCACGGCTTACGAACCTCCGTATCGAACCGGTATTAGTAAGCGCTCGTGAACTCAGTTCTGCCCTCGATCATATCTTCGGTTCGGAACGGGTATCGGACGAATTGGTCGAAATCATAGGAGAGCCGATCGACGAGTCGGTCGATCCGATTGCCGCCAGCCAACTTGCCAACGATGCACCAGTAGTTCGGTTAGTTAACCATATTTTCTCGTCGGCGATTCGTGAGCGAGCCAGCGATATTCACTTTAATCCCGATGAGAAAGGTCTCCGGGTGAGGTTCCGGGTTGATGGTGTATTACGAGAAGTCGAAACATACCCGCATAAGAGCATGGCTGTTATTTTATCGCGTGTCAAGATTATGGCGAACCTCGACATCGCAGAGCGCCGAATACCGCAGGATGGTAGAGTACCGTTGCAGATCGATAACAAGTCGATTGATATGCGGGTGTCATCGTTACCAACCTCCCATGGCGAGAACATCGTTTGTCGTATTCTCGATAAATCGAATTTGCAAGTAGATCTTTCGAAAATTGGATTGGATGCGGCATACGATAAAGTCATTCGGATGTTAAGCCGTTCCAACGGTATTGTGTTAGTTACCGGGCCAACAGGTTCCGGGAAAACGACAACTTTATACTCAGCAATGGGAATTTTGAATAAGATCGACGTGAACATAATCACAGTTGAAGATCCCATCGAGTACAAGTTACCCTTGCTTAGGCAAGTACAAGTGAACGTTAAAGCGGGTTTAACCTTTGCCTCGGGACTCCGTTCCATTTTACGGCAAGATCCCGATATCGTGATGGTTGGTGAAATTCGTGACCGCGAAACCGCGAAGATTGCCGTTGAAGCTGCCCTCACGGGACACTTGGTGCTTTCGACTCTGCATACGAACAATGCCCCAGGTGCTCTTACCCGGTTGGTGGATATGGAAGTTGAACCGTTCCTCGTGGCGAGTGCGACTGCCGGAGTTATTGCGCAGCGATTGGTGAGGAAGGTGTGCGCTGGATGTGCCGAAGAGTATGAGCCTGGCGAAGTGATGGTAAAATCACTGGGACTTGACCCAACAAAAGGTCCTTACCGGTTCAAGCGTGGAAAAGGTTGTCGAACCTGTAATGGCGTCGGGTACAAAGGGCGGCTCGGAATTTTTGAAGTGTTTGAAATGAACGATGAAATTCGTGAATTAGTGGTTTCCCATGCTTCAACTGATGCATTGAGAAGAGCAGCAGTGAAAAGCGGCATGATGAATTTACGGGATGACGGTATCGCTAAAGTTCTAAGTGGAGTGACAACCCCGGAAGAGGTTCTTCGAGTGACTTCGCTGGATTAA
- a CDS encoding response regulator: MDKKRILVVEDEPDYMMALTIRLSVAGYEVIQATDGLQGYALAKRERPDLILLDIMLPKMDGFKVCRLLKFDSNYSSIPILMLTARGMEEDLNLGSEVGADGYLTKLIDPKTLIENIETLLHR, encoded by the coding sequence ATGGATAAGAAGCGAATCTTGGTAGTTGAAGACGAACCCGATTACATGATGGCTTTAACGATTCGGCTATCGGTCGCTGGCTATGAAGTAATTCAGGCGACCGACGGGTTACAGGGGTATGCGCTGGCGAAACGCGAACGCCCCGACTTAATTCTGCTCGACATCATGTTGCCAAAAATGGACGGTTTTAAAGTTTGCCGATTACTCAAATTTGATTCAAATTATTCGTCGATTCCGATACTTATGCTAACGGCACGCGGTATGGAAGAGGATTTGAATTTAGGTTCCGAAGTTGGGGCGGACGGTTACTTGACGAAATTGATCGATCCGAAAACCTTAATCGAAAACATCGAAACGTTGTTGCACCGATGA
- a CDS encoding ATP-binding protein, with the protein MENGTQRILVVDDEPEIAELVCTFLSGEGWAADPITNSEEALPVIETGKYDLLLTDLNMGKLSGLDLLSFVRQKSPLTSVIILTGYPSLDTAVEALRNGASEYLQKPVDFNLLREVVKRQLKAVALQQEVAKLNRQIRDERDNLRLAVAEAQLFRSFSSRISAMVTLPGVCEVLLQTIESVIALDATSATLPDLQMTMIREHRKISQEVIDHISHSSYDLAGMPMPEHDSVTYLGKPTESGIVKMVRRELRVPIYLRKKVIAAILLAREEDVPFTIKEQEFVRAIAVQVTDAFQRLSEVIEQQRSRMRRVFDSLFDGIVFLESEHAKPLLNPQAREYLELTSEEYSDTFVIGERIGVDIRETFRALKESPDENPTTSKELLTMTRGDRRLILEREVALVPMPETMSVGLLIVLHNVTYQHEIETYKRRWVANTSHELRTPTAVIKEFITLFREGALGALTQQQLEFIDVIFRNIKRLEQLIENLLTVSRMDRAVIDVKGDPVDIHLIVNDIVKGMRTVYAKKRMTLVYDENVTLPFVRGDREAIQQVISNLLDNAYKYSNEETTVIISASLYEDRFMRISVEDQGFGISAETLPKIFDRFYREPVSAAAAPGLGLGLSLVKELVDRMGGRIQTESSVGVGTTFRIILPLFATAGSNNSLPIVEGVING; encoded by the coding sequence ATGGAGAATGGAACTCAGCGCATTCTTGTGGTCGACGACGAGCCGGAAATCGCTGAGCTGGTCTGCACGTTTTTGTCGGGTGAAGGTTGGGCTGCTGATCCGATAACCAACTCCGAAGAAGCACTTCCGGTTATCGAGACTGGAAAATACGATTTACTGCTTACCGATTTGAATATGGGCAAACTCAGCGGACTCGATTTGTTGAGTTTTGTCCGGCAAAAATCCCCTTTGACCTCTGTGATTATTTTAACTGGATACCCTTCGCTGGATACTGCTGTGGAAGCATTGCGAAACGGCGCTTCCGAGTATTTACAGAAACCGGTCGATTTCAATTTATTGCGCGAAGTCGTCAAACGGCAGCTTAAAGCAGTTGCGTTGCAGCAAGAAGTAGCTAAACTCAATCGACAGATTCGTGACGAGCGAGACAATCTGCGATTAGCGGTTGCAGAAGCACAGCTCTTTCGTAGTTTCAGCAGCCGGATCAGTGCCATGGTCACCTTGCCAGGTGTCTGTGAAGTATTGCTTCAGACGATAGAAAGCGTGATTGCATTGGATGCGACATCAGCTACCTTGCCCGACTTGCAAATGACGATGATTCGCGAGCACCGAAAGATTTCCCAAGAAGTTATCGATCATATCAGTCATAGCTCATACGATTTAGCTGGTATGCCGATGCCGGAACACGACTCTGTTACCTATCTTGGTAAGCCGACTGAATCGGGCATCGTGAAAATGGTACGGCGTGAATTACGAGTTCCGATTTACCTTCGCAAAAAAGTAATTGCTGCAATTCTTCTCGCGCGAGAAGAGGATGTTCCATTTACCATTAAAGAGCAGGAGTTTGTTCGGGCAATTGCTGTGCAAGTAACCGACGCGTTCCAACGGTTATCGGAAGTGATCGAGCAACAGCGCAGCCGAATGCGGCGAGTGTTCGACAGCTTGTTCGATGGCATTGTGTTTTTGGAAAGTGAGCATGCGAAACCGCTACTAAATCCCCAAGCCCGTGAATACCTCGAGCTAACAAGCGAAGAGTATAGTGATACTTTTGTGATAGGTGAGCGAATTGGGGTCGATATTCGTGAGACATTTCGGGCATTGAAAGAGTCACCCGACGAGAATCCAACTACCTCGAAAGAGCTGTTAACGATGACACGCGGCGACCGACGGCTAATACTCGAGCGGGAGGTCGCGTTAGTCCCGATGCCGGAGACGATGTCGGTCGGTTTGCTTATCGTATTACATAATGTCACCTACCAGCATGAAATTGAGACTTACAAACGGCGCTGGGTTGCGAATACATCCCATGAATTGCGAACGCCTACTGCTGTTATCAAGGAGTTCATAACACTATTCCGAGAAGGTGCGTTAGGTGCGCTAACGCAACAACAACTCGAATTTATTGATGTAATTTTCCGTAACATCAAACGACTCGAGCAGTTGATTGAGAATCTTTTGACTGTCTCCCGGATGGATCGCGCCGTGATTGATGTGAAAGGCGATCCAGTCGACATTCATTTAATCGTTAATGATATTGTCAAGGGAATGCGCACAGTCTATGCGAAAAAGCGAATGACTTTAGTGTATGATGAAAATGTTACGCTGCCATTTGTACGGGGAGACCGCGAAGCAATCCAACAAGTCATTAGCAATCTGCTCGACAACGCTTACAAATACTCAAACGAAGAAACCACGGTGATTATCTCAGCGAGTTTATATGAAGACCGGTTTATGCGGATCTCGGTTGAAGACCAAGGCTTTGGCATTTCTGCCGAAACATTGCCGAAAATCTTCGACCGCTTCTACCGGGAACCGGTTTCAGCCGCTGCTGCACCCGGTTTAGGTCTCGGCTTGTCACTGGTTAAGGAATTGGTCGATCGAATGGGTGGCAGGATTCAAACCGAATCAAGTGTCGGAGTCGGAACAACCTTTCGTATTATTTTGCCGTTGTTTGCAACTGCTGGATCAAACAACTCGCTGCCGATAGTAGAGGGAGTTATAAATGGATAA
- a CDS encoding type IV pilus twitching motility protein PilT, with protein sequence MPDILDLLKEMTEYGASDLHLVVGAPPQIRIDGILQALEYPQLTPDQTKSFADKLLTPDQRKDLAVKRGIDFSFGITNFSRFRANIFYQRNSISLALRRIPYEIPDFDFLGIPRQVQDLANRNNGLVLVTGPTGSGKSTTLAALIDKINSEKNAHIVTIEDPIEYLHSHKRSLVNQRQIGADALSFDTALRHVLRQDPDVILIGELRDFETIEIALILAETGHLVFGTLHTNSCAQTVNRIIDVFPSNQQDQARVQLSLVLQGVVAQLLLPKPGGGRVLATEIMMATPAVRSTIREGRIHQLDNLITTGQQYGMQSLNHSLLELVQSGFIQRELALTAAPNPGELEQLMHRQGI encoded by the coding sequence ATGCCTGATATTCTCGATTTGCTGAAGGAAATGACCGAATACGGTGCTTCCGATTTACACTTAGTAGTAGGAGCTCCACCCCAAATTCGGATTGACGGCATTTTGCAAGCGCTTGAGTATCCACAACTGACGCCCGATCAAACAAAGTCGTTTGCGGACAAATTACTGACTCCCGATCAACGGAAAGATTTAGCGGTTAAACGAGGAATCGATTTCTCTTTCGGTATCACTAATTTTTCCCGTTTTCGCGCTAACATTTTTTATCAACGTAACTCCATTTCGCTCGCGTTACGCCGAATCCCGTATGAAATTCCCGATTTTGATTTTCTTGGCATCCCGCGCCAAGTACAAGATTTGGCTAACCGTAACAACGGTTTAGTGTTGGTAACCGGACCGACCGGAAGTGGAAAATCGACAACGCTTGCCGCTTTAATCGATAAGATTAATAGCGAGAAGAATGCGCATATCGTTACGATTGAAGACCCCATCGAATATCTCCACTCCCACAAGCGAAGCTTAGTAAATCAACGTCAAATCGGTGCCGATGCTTTGTCATTTGATACTGCGCTCCGACATGTATTACGGCAAGACCCGGATGTCATCCTGATAGGTGAATTGCGAGATTTCGAGACGATTGAAATCGCTCTAATTCTGGCAGAAACCGGGCATCTTGTGTTCGGTACTTTGCATACAAATTCCTGTGCGCAAACCGTGAATCGCATTATCGATGTGTTTCCCTCGAATCAACAAGATCAAGCCCGAGTACAGTTATCGTTGGTATTGCAAGGGGTTGTTGCCCAATTGCTGTTACCGAAACCGGGCGGTGGTCGCGTATTGGCTACCGAAATCATGATGGCAACTCCAGCGGTCCGCTCAACCATTCGCGAAGGTAGAATTCACCAACTCGATAATCTGATTACGACTGGACAGCAATACGGCATGCAATCGCTCAACCATTCATTGCTCGAATTGGTACAAAGCGGTTTTATTCAACGAGAATTAGCGCTTACTGCCGCTCCCAATCCCGGCGAATTAGAACAACTAATGCACCGACAGGGTATCTAA
- a CDS encoding cohesin domain-containing protein: MRLFSLVAALFVLSIACAQPRLTPVSTPTVFGVNDTVRVVIDIDSVTGLRGYGVVVHLPTSQAQWLYTQPGTLLSGSPGALFFSNIDTVNGVINVAGTLTGNGVISGSGSLCSLTLRSNDAPLTWEWRPGSELYNITSDTIACIRNEPQWLALSPSWQWSSHVTIERAASDMQIRWEAMPNVRYRVEQVLETGWSELAVTDSLVFTVPYVTGLQQYRVRLIYP, encoded by the coding sequence ATGAGATTGTTTTCGCTGGTTGCTGCGCTGTTTGTTTTAAGTATTGCTTGCGCACAACCACGCTTGACACCGGTTTCGACACCGACAGTATTTGGTGTTAACGATACAGTGCGGGTTGTTATCGATATCGATTCGGTGACCGGTCTCAGAGGGTATGGTGTTGTTGTACATCTACCGACATCGCAAGCTCAGTGGCTGTATACGCAACCCGGTACGCTGCTTTCCGGTTCGCCGGGCGCATTGTTCTTTTCCAACATTGATACGGTAAACGGTGTGATCAATGTTGCTGGGACGCTTACGGGCAATGGTGTGATTTCCGGTTCCGGTAGCTTGTGCAGTCTCACGCTTCGCTCTAACGATGCACCACTTACATGGGAGTGGCGACCCGGCTCAGAACTGTATAACATTACGTCAGACACCATCGCTTGCATTCGCAATGAGCCGCAATGGTTGGCATTATCGCCGAGTTGGCAATGGTCGAGCCATGTCACTATTGAGCGGGCCGCTTCGGACATGCAAATTCGTTGGGAAGCGATGCCGAATGTTCGCTATCGAGTCGAGCAAGTTTTAGAAACTGGTTGGTCGGAATTGGCAGTAACCGATAGTCTTGTTTTCACTGTTCCGTATGTGACCGGGTTGCAGCAGTATCGCGTTCGTCTCATCTATCCATGA
- a CDS encoding T9SS type A sorting domain-containing protein: protein MKKYSLLILFCLLSTGFAQPVLKTGWPMATTSVVTSSLTAADVNFSPTSKEVIAVDQAGTLYCINTNGTTLWSTIVSTDGSISSPAIGYINTDDTLDVVLGAANGRVYAYNAMTGRALTGWPRDLQDGPVNSSALLVNVDADTLSEVVIGSFGGKLWCLDGNGSTLWSRQLSQQGLRATAAAADLNRDGLPEIVVGDYSGSLYALTIGGANLNGFPVSTGGAIDASPAIGDLDRDGWFEIVVGNRANVIKTYRNTGSLYWTYQGTAQFDASPAIGFVNNSDTLNVAAVDRNGAIVLLTGTGNIVTGFPVLLGTQVQASPVLGDVSGDGFADIVVGATNLMLYAVTGNGTHVTNWPLRPVANPGQIRGAALLSDIDNDSVIDVVFGTWSNRVFAYSCGVPSIPVERFPWPQFHRDETHSGVNPTLGSGGGGSEIQVAQVSVSPDSVYLNAAQFDNVVPLTFSVAEARGVYGFNIVLKIPPMSFSPLSSPNPPDLVAAGSVPTSAQALFQYVADTTTNLVTVGATALGNNPFPTSNGSLFTLMLPIRGGVITCGAESLAVSIESISLRDSALRPIQLQLVDSARTEIYIRAWDRCDFNINNTVNGQDANMFGQMFGATQFDLEQCGSDTVYPVWCPTGMQQLPCSGDLWPTTYGDFVIDGNDLMVFGQAFGRMRSVGSPPRPTIPRIASEPSPVRPQLSMDSQFDATTNEWVTTIRVTDVRALHGWQLTFDSSTPLTTSEGTMLNGDGIPTVMLTNRNGNRTLLAATRLSNGIGVTGSGVLAVVRTSQTSPLLTDAVLRDSELEEIPLHAVTTPERSEIAIPQSMSMTVAPNPFNPVTTVTLQLQSAVNVTVTVIDELGREVELIHQGILPAGNQQFVWNGSRFAAGRYFVRAMSSSGVVVQPVTLLK, encoded by the coding sequence ATGAAGAAATATTCGTTATTAATCCTTTTTTGTTTGCTCTCGACTGGGTTTGCTCAGCCGGTTTTGAAAACTGGTTGGCCAATGGCAACAACTTCGGTTGTCACAAGCTCCCTTACTGCTGCCGATGTGAATTTTTCACCAACATCAAAAGAAGTAATTGCGGTTGACCAAGCTGGCACATTGTATTGTATCAACACCAATGGCACGACGTTGTGGTCGACGATTGTTAGTACCGATGGTTCAATTTCCTCACCCGCAATTGGTTACATCAATACCGATGATACTCTGGATGTTGTACTGGGTGCGGCGAATGGCAGAGTCTATGCCTATAATGCAATGACCGGAAGAGCACTAACGGGTTGGCCGCGTGATCTGCAAGATGGCCCGGTCAATTCATCAGCGTTGTTGGTGAATGTCGATGCTGATACGCTATCCGAAGTCGTTATCGGATCGTTTGGCGGGAAGCTCTGGTGCTTGGATGGCAACGGCAGCACGTTGTGGTCGCGCCAGCTTAGCCAACAAGGATTACGCGCCACCGCCGCCGCTGCTGATTTGAATCGCGACGGTTTGCCAGAAATCGTGGTGGGCGATTACTCCGGTTCGCTCTATGCGTTAACTATAGGAGGGGCGAATCTCAACGGGTTCCCGGTAAGTACCGGAGGAGCCATCGATGCATCCCCGGCAATTGGCGATTTGGATCGCGACGGTTGGTTTGAAATTGTCGTAGGAAATCGTGCCAACGTGATTAAAACCTATCGCAACACCGGTTCTCTTTATTGGACCTATCAAGGAACGGCGCAATTCGATGCATCGCCGGCGATTGGTTTTGTCAATAATTCGGATACGTTGAATGTCGCCGCAGTCGATCGTAACGGCGCAATCGTGCTGTTAACCGGCACCGGTAACATCGTCACCGGTTTTCCCGTTTTGCTGGGTACCCAAGTGCAAGCCTCACCGGTGTTGGGAGATGTAAGCGGGGACGGATTCGCGGACATCGTCGTCGGAGCAACGAACTTGATGCTCTATGCTGTGACCGGCAACGGCACGCACGTAACGAATTGGCCGTTGCGTCCCGTAGCGAATCCCGGACAAATCCGCGGAGCTGCGTTGCTTTCCGATATAGATAACGATTCTGTAATCGATGTTGTTTTTGGGACTTGGAGCAATCGAGTTTTTGCCTACTCTTGCGGCGTGCCGTCGATTCCCGTCGAGCGGTTCCCTTGGCCGCAATTTCATCGCGATGAGACACACTCCGGTGTGAACCCGACATTAGGGAGTGGTGGTGGCGGTTCCGAAATTCAAGTCGCGCAAGTTTCTGTTTCACCCGATTCGGTGTATCTCAATGCTGCACAATTCGACAATGTAGTTCCGTTAACTTTTAGTGTCGCCGAGGCACGCGGTGTTTACGGTTTCAATATTGTATTGAAAATTCCGCCTATGTCGTTTTCACCATTATCTAGTCCGAATCCGCCGGATTTAGTAGCGGCAGGCTCCGTCCCGACCAGTGCGCAAGCGTTGTTTCAATATGTTGCCGATACGACCACGAATCTTGTCACTGTTGGCGCAACGGCGTTAGGAAATAATCCGTTCCCGACATCCAATGGCTCGCTGTTTACTTTGATGTTGCCGATTCGCGGCGGTGTAATCACATGCGGGGCAGAATCATTGGCTGTTTCCATTGAGTCGATTTCGTTGCGGGATAGTGCGTTGCGGCCGATTCAACTGCAATTGGTCGATAGCGCACGTACTGAGATTTACATCAGGGCTTGGGATCGTTGCGATTTCAATATAAATAACACTGTTAATGGACAAGACGCCAACATGTTTGGACAAATGTTCGGCGCAACCCAATTCGATTTGGAACAATGCGGCAGCGATACCGTGTATCCGGTCTGGTGTCCAACTGGAATGCAGCAATTGCCTTGTAGTGGCGATCTTTGGCCAACCACCTATGGCGATTTTGTAATCGACGGGAACGATTTAATGGTCTTCGGACAAGCGTTCGGCAGAATGCGTTCGGTTGGTTCCCCACCACGTCCGACTATACCGAGAATCGCTTCGGAACCATCACCGGTGCGTCCACAGTTGTCAATGGATTCCCAATTCGATGCAACAACCAACGAATGGGTTACTACGATTCGAGTGACTGATGTTCGTGCATTGCATGGTTGGCAGCTTACGTTTGATTCCTCGACGCCCTTAACGACGAGTGAAGGGACAATGCTCAACGGTGACGGTATACCAACCGTAATGCTGACCAATCGTAATGGCAACCGGACATTGCTCGCGGCGACTCGTTTATCGAATGGAATCGGCGTTACTGGCAGTGGTGTTTTAGCGGTTGTTCGCACATCGCAAACATCACCGTTGCTCACCGACGCCGTTTTGCGCGATAGCGAACTGGAAGAAATTCCCTTGCATGCAGTAACAACTCCGGAGCGAAGTGAGATTGCCATACCACAATCGATGTCGATGACTGTCGCGCCGAATCCCTTCAATCCGGTGACTACCGTAACCTTGCAGTTGCAGAGCGCTGTGAATGTTACGGTGACCGTAATCGATGAGTTAGGGCGTGAAGTCGAATTGATTCATCAGGGCATTCTTCCGGCAGGTAATCAACAGTTTGTTTGGAACGGCAGCCGGTTTGCCGCCGGGAGATATTTTGTCCGGGCGATGTCGTCGTCGGGTGTCGTTGTGCAACCGGTGACATTATTGAAATGA
- a CDS encoding L,D-transpeptidase family protein, translating into MIGKFVLIGSVGDRVGAIAESFAIPIFRISDFSLAEQIKPALLEANQLLVVIAEPKFWSSDWEQWIQALPGLKLFWGFGNPISETGPWLTVPVDEKNDAVWMLKGLFDAAAFAENVAKPMLTNAVSELLTPHAEVFVRKWLLPGESDREYFDVRVQQISAARVAIMMVDAQALQRLHPRIAALVGSYLRRSYPTPSDRDEEGREVFQAIVLQSQPTQPSIAIWYNRFASAKPMTRDDVKTTPESEPVIELQTIVPIPESVVQEISVVEETVPVPIPEGSIAEWEQTHSLEMISSDEKVPERLPENPQPPAFSTTPTGLRSWQPRPPAVIRSAALALDPDTAKLFADVERISEMEARWKPSDSENTTVTAYSKPGFPLRNILVPFAALLVLTIVFVLFSKNGSEASITPVRAAHETKNIEPTKQNATEANKEATTTPPIKAKQTELGVVLPPRELLKVAPGVAIVVVDKSADRLWVLKDNLILFETEVVTGGEHGDKQREGDRKTPEGVYYITKMKEGLGSEYGGIAMTLDYPNVLDRVENRNGGGIWLHGVPKTTLNEVFSTRGCVAMLTPNLRQLISLVKPYESLVYIREREPKSIPNWKSEVEQFLERWRTSWIERDIERYMACYAEKYAGDNGNFRQLRQHKGRVFQSVAKIEVGYTSLTIIVHGSYVVVHFRQRYHGEMNDGSVKEDNGLKRLFLQRDSDGFRIVSEEWIMQSTGAQEVANR; encoded by the coding sequence ATGATTGGCAAGTTTGTTTTGATTGGTAGTGTGGGAGATCGAGTCGGAGCGATTGCAGAGTCGTTTGCGATCCCGATTTTTCGCATATCCGATTTCTCACTTGCCGAGCAGATAAAACCTGCTTTACTCGAAGCAAACCAGTTGTTGGTTGTTATTGCCGAACCAAAATTCTGGTCGTCAGACTGGGAACAGTGGATACAAGCCCTCCCAGGTTTGAAACTGTTTTGGGGATTTGGTAATCCGATCAGCGAAACCGGACCGTGGCTAACCGTTCCGGTGGATGAAAAAAATGATGCGGTTTGGATGTTGAAAGGACTATTCGATGCGGCAGCCTTCGCAGAGAATGTTGCCAAACCGATGTTGACGAATGCCGTTTCAGAATTGTTAACTCCCCATGCTGAAGTGTTTGTCCGCAAATGGTTGTTACCCGGCGAATCTGACCGTGAGTATTTCGATGTTCGAGTACAACAAATCAGCGCCGCTCGCGTTGCGATAATGATGGTGGATGCACAGGCATTACAACGGTTGCATCCCCGAATCGCCGCATTGGTCGGAAGTTATTTGCGCCGCTCTTATCCTACGCCCAGCGACCGAGACGAAGAGGGGAGAGAAGTATTTCAAGCGATTGTGTTGCAATCACAACCAACGCAACCATCTATTGCAATCTGGTACAACCGTTTTGCCAGTGCCAAACCGATGACTCGGGATGATGTTAAAACAACTCCTGAATCAGAACCTGTTATCGAGTTACAAACTATCGTACCCATACCTGAGAGCGTAGTACAAGAGATATCGGTAGTTGAAGAAACCGTACCTGTGCCTATACCCGAAGGTTCAATTGCAGAATGGGAACAAACGCATTCTTTAGAAATGATCAGTAGTGATGAAAAGGTTCCCGAACGGTTGCCGGAAAACCCTCAACCGCCTGCATTTTCGACAACTCCCACTGGCTTGCGTTCTTGGCAACCCCGCCCGCCAGCAGTAATTCGCAGTGCAGCATTAGCACTCGATCCCGATACTGCCAAGCTGTTTGCCGATGTCGAGCGAATTTCGGAAATGGAAGCCCGTTGGAAACCTTCTGATTCCGAGAATACAACTGTCACAGCTTATAGTAAGCCCGGCTTTCCTTTACGAAACATTCTTGTCCCGTTCGCAGCTCTGCTTGTTCTTACGATTGTCTTTGTATTGTTTTCAAAAAATGGTTCCGAAGCATCGATTACTCCCGTCAGAGCAGCGCATGAAACAAAAAACATCGAACCGACCAAACAAAACGCTACTGAAGCAAACAAGGAAGCGACAACGACCCCACCAATAAAAGCGAAGCAAACGGAATTGGGCGTTGTGCTACCACCACGGGAGTTATTGAAAGTTGCACCGGGAGTGGCGATTGTTGTAGTTGACAAATCTGCTGATCGCTTATGGGTGTTGAAAGACAATCTAATTCTATTTGAGACGGAAGTGGTAACCGGTGGCGAGCATGGTGATAAACAGCGAGAAGGCGACCGAAAAACCCCGGAAGGGGTTTATTATATCACCAAAATGAAAGAGGGGCTCGGTTCCGAATATGGTGGAATTGCGATGACATTGGATTATCCCAATGTATTAGATCGAGTCGAAAATCGGAATGGTGGGGGTATCTGGTTACATGGCGTACCAAAAACTACGCTAAATGAAGTGTTTTCGACTCGCGGCTGCGTTGCAATGCTCACACCCAATTTAAGGCAGTTGATATCCTTGGTTAAACCTTACGAATCGCTGGTTTATATCCGTGAAAGGGAACCAAAATCAATACCGAACTGGAAGTCCGAAGTAGAACAATTTTTGGAACGATGGCGAACCTCATGGATCGAACGTGATATCGAACGCTACATGGCGTGTTATGCGGAGAAATATGCAGGCGATAATGGCAACTTCCGACAATTGAGGCAACATAAGGGGCGGGTTTTTCAAAGTGTCGCTAAAATTGAAGTTGGATACACATCTCTGACAATTATCGTCCACGGTTCCTATGTCGTAGTCCATTTCCGGCAGCGGTATCATGGGGAAATGAATGATGGTTCTGTTAAAGAGGACAACGGTTTGAAACGGTTATTTCTACAACGCGATTCGGATGGGTTCCGAATTGTATCGGAAGAGTGGATAATGCAAAGTACTGGTGCACAGGAGGTCGCTAACCGATGA